The sequence TGTATTATCAAGAAACCGACTATGCGCAGCATCGAGACAATCAAATCAGGAGTCTGGGAGAACGAGTATTACACCGAAGATAAATAAAGTATTAAACAAGGCTGGTATCCCGATAATCGGCAGCAATCCCAATTTCGTCTTTTCGATTCGAGACGTACTCAAAGCGGGAAGAAGACAGGAAATTGGTATCTGCACGAACTAGGGCTGTACGCAAGTCTTATCTAATTCCTCTTCTGGGGAGCGAAGGTTGGCAGGAGGGAAATTCAAATCTGAGGCTCCCAGCCCACTGCCCAAGAGCCTATGAATTTGCCTTTGACAGTTACTCCGCGCTCAGGAAGTGACGGTTCGCCTTACAATGAATGCAACATAAATTATCTAGTGTTGCGTTTGGGATGACGGCACGAACTCCCTTTGCCCAAACTGAATTGTCGCCCCTCGATGCCCAAGAGCGGCTGCTCTCAATGTGGCTGCACGGGAAGTCGCCGCACACCCAGTCATCCTATCGGCTTGCTGCCACGCGATTCCTAGAATTTGTGAGCAAACCCCTTCACTTAGTGACTTTAGCAGAGGTACAGGGGTTTGCTACCCACTTGGCAGAGTCTAACCTATCTGCTAACACTCAACGCACCACGCTCTCAGCGGTTAAGTCCCTGCTAAAGTTCGGGAATCAAATCGAGGTATTAAGTGCCAACGTCGGAGCGTCCGTGAGTCCTCCAAAGGCTAAAGATACATTGACCGAGCGGATTTTAACCGAGTTGGAAGTACAAGCGATGATTGCTTTGGAAACCAAAGAGCGTAACCGAGCAATGCTGCGCCTGCTCTACGGTGGTGGTCTGCGCGTCAGCGAACTGTGCGCTTTGAAATGGCGCGATCTAACTCGGCGGGGCGACACTGGGCAAGCAACAGTGTTTGGCAAAGGTAGTAAGACGCGAGTGGTACTGCTGCCAGCAACGATTTGGCAAGAGTTAACCGCCCTACGCGGTAACGCTCTTGCCGATGCTCCCGTGTTCCAGTCCCGCAAGCAAGGCGGACATCTGACGCGCTCTCAGGTGATGCGAATTGTCCAGGCGGCGGCGAAACGCGCGGGGATAGATGCTAAGGTGTCTCCCCACTGGTTGCGTCATGCCCACGCTAGTCACTCTTTAGACCGGGGCGCACCAATTCATCTGGTGCAGCAAACCTTGGGTCATAGCAGTATTGCCACGACTTCGCGCTATCTCCACGCCCGACCCCAAGATAGTTCGGCTCGGTTCTTGCCGTTGTAGGAGTAGTTTAGTAGTAAATTGTCCGGGTAAGCTCTGCGCTAGTAGGAGCTTTTTCTACATTGACGCAGTATAACAATATTGATATAAATAGGGTGTAGGTTGTGCCTGAAACACAAGTTGTTTTCTACCAGGATGAGAGCGGGGAAGTTCCCGTTCTTGAATGGCTGGAAGAGCTACTAAAACAAAACCGGAAAGGGTACGCTAACTGCGTGGCGCGAATAGGACAACTTGCGGCAGCAGGATACGAGTTGCGGCGACCAGCAGCAGATTACCTGCGCTCCGGCATCTACGAGCTGCGAGCCAAGCACATTCGCGTGCAGTACCGCATCCTGTACTTCTTTCATGGGCAAAATGTCGCAGTACTCGCACACGCCATTACAAAAGAAGAAGAGGCAGTACCAGCAATTGATATTGAACGGGCAATAAAGCGGAAGCAATTATTCGAGGAGAATCCAGAGGCTCATACATACATAGAGGAGGAAGAGGATGGCGAAGACATCTGACGCGCTGAAAATCATTGAGAAAATGAATCGTAATAACCCTGAGCTTCAGGAGATGGTGGCAGAGTCCGCCATCAACGCGGAGGTAGCGCAGCTGATCTACGAAGCGAGAACCAAGGCAGGATTGACGCAGAAACAGCTTGCCGATCTGATTGGTACCAAACAGCCTGTGGTTGCACGGCTGGAAGATGCTGACTATGAGGGACACTCCTTGGCAATGC is a genomic window of Gloeocapsa sp. PCC 7428 containing:
- a CDS encoding tyrosine-type recombinase/integrase — its product is MQHKLSSVAFGMTARTPFAQTELSPLDAQERLLSMWLHGKSPHTQSSYRLAATRFLEFVSKPLHLVTLAEVQGFATHLAESNLSANTQRTTLSAVKSLLKFGNQIEVLSANVGASVSPPKAKDTLTERILTELEVQAMIALETKERNRAMLRLLYGGGLRVSELCALKWRDLTRRGDTGQATVFGKGSKTRVVLLPATIWQELTALRGNALADAPVFQSRKQGGHLTRSQVMRIVQAAAKRAGIDAKVSPHWLRHAHASHSLDRGAPIHLVQQTLGHSSIATTSRYLHARPQDSSARFLPL
- a CDS encoding type II toxin-antitoxin system RelE/ParE family toxin; the protein is MPETQVVFYQDESGEVPVLEWLEELLKQNRKGYANCVARIGQLAAAGYELRRPAADYLRSGIYELRAKHIRVQYRILYFFHGQNVAVLAHAITKEEEAVPAIDIERAIKRKQLFEENPEAHTYIEEEEDGEDI
- a CDS encoding helix-turn-helix transcriptional regulator, with protein sequence MAKTSDALKIIEKMNRNNPELQEMVAESAINAEVAQLIYEARTKAGLTQKQLADLIGTKQPVVARLEDADYEGHSLAMLQRIARALNQRLEIHLTPIKQEQHV